The stretch of DNA TATAAAATTTATTGATAAAGGTAATTCCGAAGAACAAAACCATTCCAGATAACAACATTTTTCGTTTCAATTGTAATGCCCATAATGCAAAAAAAGCAGCATTTAAAATTAAAAACAAAGGCATTAAAAGTGTTAGCACACTCAAAAAAGGAAAAAATTTAGGTGCTAAAAAAGGTAATATATAAGCAAGAAAAGTTAATAAAGCCAAAACCTTATTAAAGAAAAAAACAACTTTACTTATAAACGATTCTTCTCGCATTTATTTACCAGCTTTAAACAAAAACTCTTTTTCTTCTTTCGTTAAACTATCGTAACCAGATTGACTAATTTTATCCAAAATATCATCAATTTTCTTTTGATTGATGTCCTTAGAAAAATTTGAATTAGTAGTATTGATGTTGCTATTCTTATGAACAGCTTTAAATGGGGGCTTCTTTTTCTTAGGTTTTTGCAAATCTTCGAAAAAGTCTTGCAATATAGAAATTGGTTTTGATAAATCAAATCCTCTTTGTAAAGTTTTAATATAGATAAAGCCAAATAAAGCTCCTGCTAAATGCGCTAAATGTCCACCACTATTTTCAATTGGTAATTGTACCAAATCGAATAATAATAAAACTAGTGCAACTTGCCATAATTTTACCCTGCCAATTAAAGCCAATCGCAATTCCATGTAAGGCGCATAAACAGCTGTGGCAATTAAAACACCCATTATAGCACCACTTGCTCCAACTAATTTTGTTGAAATTCCAAGCGTAGAATAAATTCCTACATACACTAAACCCGAAAATATTCCAGTAAGAATATACAAACCTAGCATTTGCCTGTCGGTAAAAAAAGTAGCAAATAATCTTCCAGCAAAGTGAAGCACCATCATGTTGAATAATAAATGTAAAAATCCAGCAT from Flavobacterium haoranii encodes:
- a CDS encoding rhomboid family intramembrane serine protease → MPILDDLKFQYKTGGIAQKLIFLNVALYIISLPLFYSFSYKTFVYPNWLALSSSVTVFGTNPWTVFTYMFLHAGFLHLLFNMMVLHFAGRLFATFFTDRQMLGLYILTGIFSGLVYVGIYSTLGISTKLVGASGAIMGVLIATAVYAPYMELRLALIGRVKLWQVALVLLLFDLVQLPIENSGGHLAHLAGALFGFIYIKTLQRGFDLSKPISILQDFFEDLQKPKKKKPPFKAVHKNSNINTTNSNFSKDINQKKIDDILDKISQSGYDSLTKEEKEFLFKAGK